The Onychostoma macrolepis isolate SWU-2019 chromosome 20, ASM1243209v1, whole genome shotgun sequence nucleotide sequence aaagaattcttttatgctcaccaaggctgcatttaattggtcaaacatgcagtataacaatattgtgaagttaatttaaaataactgttttccattttaatattttttttttaaatgtcatttacaGCTATTACTtcagtcattctaatatgctctaatatattttatattatataacctGTTGAAATCTACATTCATTTACATGTATGTACTAAGATGGCTTTACACATCATAATTTACTAACAATGCCAGTCTTGAGGCTTCTTTAGATGAGGAGTTCTGGATAAATAGGAGCAGTACTGTTCATTCTGAAGTCTCAAGTCCTTATATCagatgttagttttttttttttttttcccgtgATGATTTTAGGTGCACATTTAGTTTCTATTAGTTGACGTACATTATTTACTCAAACTAGGCTGATGTTTTCTCATACTGCTCgcttttgagatttgctaacaCTGATTCTATATTGTTTTGGTGCTTTAATAAGTACATAAATGTTATTCAGGGTTGTTACTGAATGATTTAGAGCGAACCCTGACCATTCTCACTGTCTCACAGACGCAGATGGGAAGATCAGTGTCAAATTTGGAGTCTTGTTTAATGATGACCAATGCGCCAACCTCTTTGAAGCTCTGGTCGGAACGCTGAAAGCGGCCAAGCGAAAGAAGATCATCACATTCGAAGGGGAGCTCTTACTGCAAGGAGTTCATGACAATGTTGATGTCATATTACTGCAGGACTGAATCTAAACCCAAGTAAAAAgtacaaatgtgtttttgacaTGTCATTGCTACATTTTGATATGGAAATATACTTGAGAATGTAACATTTTTGTATACTGGATTGGAATATTTTTATACagcaactttttttctctcagggGAGTGATCTGCACAAAGTTTTTTTTGAAAAGTAGCAATCTTCCCTGTTCAGTCAGCTCAACAGCTAACAGTTATATGTGCATGATCATGTTACTGGTTTTTTTGGGATTGAATGAATTCATCAAATATTGTTTTCAACCTAATGGAAATGAATATCCACACAGGTTAATATCAGTTTTACAGAATATACCTCTGATGTACCATTCTGACTGTATTGATTGTAGACTGCATAATTGCTGTCTTTTACTGTAATCATGAGGTTGTTTGTTTGCAGTACCATTACTGTGAAATTATTCATTTCAGGCATGGTCAATCTAGTTATATGTGCTGTAACATCTCAAAGGCTGATAAACATAAATAGTAAGTAACATTTATCTGCTGTATGATACTCTGGAATTAAATGTGCAAAAAACACCTAAGTTCAACAAATCATCCGAACTGTTCCAGTGTGATATTCTGTTTTATAAAGCTCTTGCAAAAACATCCCCACATTGTACTTGTGCTGTTCTTGTTATTTATGTCTGTACAAAAGTTACAAGACTTCCAATTGTGCAGTTTGTGCCATTTCAAGCTCAGGAAGACCTTAGCATGAGCAGCAATATGAAATAAAGACTTCAACAATTAAATAGAAGGGGAGTATGTttataactttttgtactgggTCATTACATGGATTGTGACAGTGGGGgaacaattaaaaatgactgcagagtaaacttttaattttcattttcaaagatAAATTTATGAATCTCCTGGACATTTAAAACGGACTTCAAACTTCCAATTTGGATTTCTGTGTTGCTGTCTTGTGATGCTTCTTAAGGCTAGAGACAGTGCAATAAACTCTTAAACACTAGAACTGGAGTGAAGACACTATCTTTCAAAATTATGACTCTTTTGTCTTTGAATGAATGAGCCTAGTAAAAATGGACATTAAGAGATTCGATTTGAATTCTGAAAGGCATTTGCACATAAAATGGTTCTTCGGACTGGAAAATGTTCTTCTTTAGTATCATTTACAAGGTTCCAGATGATTCAGCCGTGAAGAGCCATATCTGGCTTCTCTAAAGCACATATAAGGTTCTTTGTGAAACTTAAAATGGGTTTCCAAAGAAATTTGGCTGAAAACTATTTTAGGCTCTTGATTTTTAAGAATATCATGTCGAACAGCAAAATGAAGGTCTTATCTCGTTAGATATTAGCTCTAACAGACCGCATGTTTATCACTTCTAAAGCCATATGTGGCAAAGCACGTATGACTTGAATAATTTTAGCAGTGTGTCGATTATTTGCTCGGGACTCCCTCTTAGGTCTGTGCTATTAATAACTCTGAGCTCCGGGTCTGGATCAGAAATGGAGGCGGGGCCAGAGGAACATTCTCTCTTCAGAGCAGGAATCAAAACAAGAGAGGGACACGCCTTCTTCATGGTGTACCTCTGCTGTCAAGATTGCCTGCACAAATCTGAAGGATGATGATCGAACTGTAACATCTGCATTCCCCGTGCATTCAAATTCGCAGTGGATTAGTCAAGCACCCTCGACATGATATCCGCACAAATGCTCGGTGGCGGTCGCTGACAGGCTACATTCATACTGAGCACACCATTATGCCCAACCAAAAAAGCAACAAGGGGAAGAGAAATAAACGCACGAACAGTAGCGGGGACGAGCAAGAAAATGGAGCCTCTGCGTCTGCGGTTACAGGAGGAACTGCCTCGGTGTTGACTGGAGCGACAGCGGGTCCGCCGAGCGACAATAGAAGCGGTAAGAACGTCACTTCAGTGAATCTTCTACCAAACGGTACGTTTCTCCGAACGTGCGCGCGCAAGCGTTACCTTCCTTTTAATGTACTCTCACTTGCAGCAACTTATTTTGTGCGCGTGTCATCACCATCAGAATTGTTACGACATTGCCTGGAGATTTCCGTGTTTTCACTTATCGTCCTGCACAAGGTGGTGGTTGCGTAGGCCTTGTTCAAGGGTAGATGCACTTGGCAAGGAGTTGCATGTGATTTGGAGATCAGTTTTGTGTAATGACAGGTCGTATCACCCTAATGATGTGCAGTTAGAGTGTTTAATAATGCATAGAATGGCTTTGGCTGTTGAGGTAATGGAAGTGGTATCTATCTTTGAGTGGCAGATATGAATAATGGAATATTTTCAACAAGAGCTGTTGAATATTAGGGCGCAGGTAATTTAGTACTGCAGCAtgattattactatttattgaCAGATAACTCCAGTAAGTTTTAGACAAATTGTATGTATCCACCGTGAGCAAAAATAGTTCAGAAAACTTTTGCAGACACTATTGATGCATAAAAAAATCTGGACTGGAGTCACTTTTATGAGTGGAGCGGATCGATAGGGCTGTTCCTAAATGCGTTAGTGCTTCAATCACTTGACTCCACTCCATGTTTTCACTTTAACAGGCGCAGTGAGAGAAACCCAGTCAGAGCGATTATTGagccagataaaaaaaaaaaagagacatgtTTTGTTGCTGCAGCTGAATTTATGCGATTTTGCTTAAGTGCACGAGAGAAAACACATTGACGCAGttttgccaagtaagacatgttcctggatcaacatcttttgttgatcctggatcaacattattgtacaaaaatatagatttaacccaatctctaccccaaaacctaaccctacccataatttattcataaaatcaGTGAGAAATGATAGCTGATTAACAAGGGTGTCGAAGCACCTAACCCatttcctgaaaagttatccctcaattctgattggttaactggaatgttgttccaggatcaacaaggatgttgatccaggaacatgttgtacttggtgaaatcacgCTCACCCTATACTTACATAGTCTGGATTGAAAGTTAGTGAACAAACAGAATTCACAGAGAAAAAGCAGCGCTGTCCAATCAAATTTGAGGAATGAAGCTCTCTGTTGTATAATTGTCTTTCCCTGTCTCTCATGAGACATACATTCAGACTTCATTCACAGGAGTGTTTCGtaatatttgttctttttgagTGGGATTCGCACCCACAGAGTTATCATAAATAGAAGTGATGTATTGAATGTACTGACATTGAATATTCTGCAAGTGAAGCTGCTTGAATCACACTGTCTATAAATAGATGTCCCTTCATGAATTTGGTGAAGGTTTGCTTTATTCAAATGTTTCTTGTGTTATTTTGTGggtttactttttaattcagTCATTAAATTTTACATTAGAATACAAAACGAAAACATTGAACCCCatgcaaatttattaatttatttattttagtgtataAGGCTTTGTAATCtgcattacatatattttaccttaaaggaacagttcgcCCAGAAATTTAAatcctcaccctcatgttgttccaagcccttttttttttttttttcctgagacacaaaagaagatgttaGGCAAAATGACAGCCcaagtcaccattcactttcattgcatCTTCTTTTCAcctacaatgaaagtgaatcaTTTTAACATCTCTTTTTCTGTTCCACTGAGGAAAGAAAGTCAGacaggtttaaaatgacatgagggtgagtaaatgatgaaagaaatgtcattttttaatgtGAGCTGTTCCCTTGCATTAGGCCTAAATTAATATAACATACCATTGTGTTTGGCAGAGGCTCCATGTGCCACCCCATTAGTGTGCAGTCTGGGCCGTCCCGTTGACCTTGAGAAGGACGACTACCAGCGTGTGGTGTGCAACAGTGAACTCTGCCCCTACGGCAATTGGATGCACCTGCAGTGCTTCTATGAGTGGGAGAGCAGCATCCTGGTGCAGTTCAACTGCATCGGCCGGGCCCGCAGCTGGAACGAGAAGCAGTGCCGACAGAACATGTGGACCAAAAAGGGCTATGATCTGGCCTTCCGCTTCTGCTCCTGCCGTTGCGGCCAGGGACACCTGAAAAAAGACACAGACTGGTACCAGGTGAAACGCATGCAGGACGAGCGCAAGAAAAAGTTGCCGGAGAAAGGGAGCTGGAAGACCAGCAGTACTGCATCCGCAGGTGGCGCTTGTGGTGGAGGTGGTCCGGAAGCTGCCGATGAGCCCAAGAAAGGGAAGTCATCTGCAAGCCATAAGCTAGCGCACCGTGGCTCCAGTCAGGAACTGTCTCGCAGACAATCAGCAGATTGGCAGAACTGTCAGGAGAGATGTCACGCTGTTCCTCCCAATGCTGCCAGTGGGCTTTCCCACGGGCTCCGATCCCCTTGTGAATCCCCCGCTCAGTCCCCTCCGTCGGGCTTCTCCCCCTTCTCCCCCCAGTCCCTCGGTGGCCCGCGGAGTTCGAGGCACCTGGGCGAGTTTCTTAAGAACGCAGTTCATACGGAAGGCCACAGGAAGCATTTGCTGTCCGTAGGTGGGGCGACACGTGGCGGGGCTCAATTTGAGCAGGGAGCTGCCAACATGTGCCTCCCTCGGCTTTCTCCTGGAGACAACCCTGTGCAGTTCTTGAGGAGGCTGGATCTTTCTGAGCTGCTCACGCACGTTCCACGCCACAAGCTCAACACCTATCATGTGCGAATGGAGGACGATGCCCAGGCCGGGCAGGGAGAGGATCTCAGGAAGTTCATCCTCTCTGCGCTCAGTGCGAGTCACCGCAATGTGGTGAACTGTGCCCTCTGTCATCACACCCTGCCCATCTTTGAGCAGTTCCCTTTAGTGGACGGAACACTGTTCCTGAGCCCTTCACGCCATGATGAGATTGAGTATGATGTACCTTGCCATTTACAAGGTGAGCGAATGCACTATTCACACTCAAAAGGGGCTGGCTCCCATTTacttttcatattaaaaaaatattggtgTGGAAAGTGTTCCATATATTTCTACAGTTTATTCTAcatcaaaaaaaagttttacagaGTTAAAATTAGATTCGGTTTAaattcaattacattttcattaactTAAACAAGTTTCAGTTAATGCGAACTTCCTAAATTATTTCAAGTATGAACGttgttgtattattttaagCTTGCTCAGTCACTTTAATAACATCAATGCTTAAGACAAATCacttatatttattcatttggcagacgtgcatttttttgcattttgtcaCCATTACATTTCTGACatcacttttatatttatttaatatgaagtaaaaatatacattagGGATTCACAATACATACGTTCCTTATCGGTTGCTtggcaatatttatttatttattttccatcaGTATTGGTTAGTTTTAGATTACCTTGTTCATTTTCTAACACTCATTTAAAGGTaacctttaaaaacactaataattcaATAACGGTATTAAGTGTAATCTTACACTAATCTCATAATGAATAAtagtagttttatttatttttttattgttttattttgtatttatttatttaaaaataatttttacagaatttaataTTTCCCATTTTTTGGTTAGCAGCCatgacatgaaaataattattggaCAAATTTTTAGTACTGATGTATTTACAGTAGTGATAtccctaaaataaaaatatcagttATTGCTTTGTTTTTGGTATTGGTTTAccttgccattttttttttttttttttttcatagagtCCCTTTTGCCCTGGTTAGAAACTTTTGTTGGTTGTTGACTTTTTTGGAACATTGCAGGCTCACTGTTAATGGTCGATATAGCAAGAGCAGCAAAAACTTTTCCATTCCCAGCTTTcccatttttattaaataacacagtACTGAGTCAGTTCATAAACTGTGCATGATAATAATTttacaacagcaaaaacaaTTCAAGCACCATTAAGTAGCATTTGAGAATGAAATATGACTGTTGTTGAGACTAAATCAAGGTTTTGAGCAAAGAACCAAAAACATCAATTACTTTGAGTTGATTGGGAATAGAGTGAATCCTTTTCTTCTTCTAATAAAGAGGCAAAGCAGCCGTGACAGATAATGATGCTTTGATCGTGGCATATCATTAAAACCCTAttagaatatattttcattaattagaGTCTAATTGCAGTTGAAAAGGGTTTTCTGTTTATGTTCTAAAGGGAGGCTGATGCACCTTTATGCCATTTGTGTGGACTGCCTGGAAGGAGTGCACAAAATCGTGTGTATAAAGTGCAAGTCCAGATGGGATGGAAGCTGGCACCAGCTGGGCACAATGTACACATACGACATACTGGCTGCATCACCATGCTGCCAGGTAATCAATTTGTTTGTGCTCATAAATTATGtactttattgttttttttatatatatatatatatatatatatatgtataactAAAGTTCTGTTTTAAATGCACTACCCCTCTCTGTCTGCCTAGGCCCGGCTGAACTGCAAGCATTGTGGGAAACCTGTCATAGATGTACGTGTGGGCATGCAGTATTTCTCTGAGTACAGCAATGTACAGCAGTGTCCTCACTGTGGCAATCTGGACTATCACTTTGTAAAGCCATTCTCTTCGTTCAAAGTTCTCGAAGCTTATTGACAAAAGTTGCATTTGCATGCTAGTATTTTtccctgttttttttattgatagAATTACTTATTTTGGGCTCTTGTCGACACTTTGTGTGGAATTAGTTCTCTTTAGGAacaaaatagaaagaattaAACATACGATGCTGATCGTCGGAGAGCGTGTCTTTTATTAAGAGAAAGAGGGTGTGCTTTGCGTATATTCTAACGCCATCCTTGAAATGTTTGAgcttgcatttaaaaaacaaagcaacaaTACTGTGACAAGTGAATGTATCTCTGTATGCCAAATTTGCtcttttgtacaaaaaaaacaagaaaacaataaaatacataaaaggaTACTTCCTTTCTCAGAGTAATTAATAATCATTCCACGGCTTGGTCAGTTATCTTTTTGATCTCAATCTCATCCGTCCAGGGCCTGACTACATAATTCCTGTTTTCCATATCAAATAGCAATGCTCAATGAACATCAGTATTGCAGTTGAAGCAGCTTCTTTGATAAAATAATGAGAAGGCGCTCTCATGTGGACAACCTTTGGTTTGTGAATCTT carries:
- the heca gene encoding headcase protein homolog isoform X2, with the protein product MPNQKSNKGKRNKRTNSSGDEQENGASASAVTGGTASVLTGATAGPPSDNRSEAPCATPLVCSLGRPVDLEKDDYQRVVCNSELCPYGNWMHLQCFYEWESSILVQFNCIGRARSWNEKQCRQNMWTKKGYDLAFRFCSCRCGQGHLKKDTDWYQVKRMQDERKKKLPEKGSWKTSSTASAGGACGGGGPEAADEPKKGKSSASHKLAHRGSSQELSRRQSADWQNCQERCHAVPPNAASGLSHGLRSPCESPAQSPPSGFSPFSPQSLGGPRSSRHLGEFLKNAVHTEGHRKHLLSVGGATRGGAQFEQGAANMCLPRLSPGDNPVQFLRRLDLSELLTHVPRHKLNTYHVRMEDDAQAGQGEDLRKFILSALSASHRNVVNCALCHHTLPIFEQFPLVDGTLFLSPSRHDEIEYDVPCHLQGRLMHLYAICVDCLEGVHKIVCIKCKSRWDGSWHQLGTMYTYDILAASPCCQARLNCKHCGKPVIDVRVGMQYFSEYSNVQQCPHCGNLDYHFVKPFSSFKVLEAY
- the heca gene encoding headcase protein homolog isoform X1, with the protein product MPNQKSNKGKRNKRTNSSGDEQENGASASAVTGGTASVLTGATAGPPSDNRSGKNVTSVNLLPNEAPCATPLVCSLGRPVDLEKDDYQRVVCNSELCPYGNWMHLQCFYEWESSILVQFNCIGRARSWNEKQCRQNMWTKKGYDLAFRFCSCRCGQGHLKKDTDWYQVKRMQDERKKKLPEKGSWKTSSTASAGGACGGGGPEAADEPKKGKSSASHKLAHRGSSQELSRRQSADWQNCQERCHAVPPNAASGLSHGLRSPCESPAQSPPSGFSPFSPQSLGGPRSSRHLGEFLKNAVHTEGHRKHLLSVGGATRGGAQFEQGAANMCLPRLSPGDNPVQFLRRLDLSELLTHVPRHKLNTYHVRMEDDAQAGQGEDLRKFILSALSASHRNVVNCALCHHTLPIFEQFPLVDGTLFLSPSRHDEIEYDVPCHLQGRLMHLYAICVDCLEGVHKIVCIKCKSRWDGSWHQLGTMYTYDILAASPCCQARLNCKHCGKPVIDVRVGMQYFSEYSNVQQCPHCGNLDYHFVKPFSSFKVLEAY
- the abracl gene encoding costars family protein ABRACL, whose product is MVVLSHFNQPIVSRAAALYHHKVTKMNVEHEVTLLVDEIRRLGSTNADGKISVKFGVLFNDDQCANLFEALVGTLKAAKRKKIITFEGELLLQGVHDNVDVILLQD
- the heca gene encoding headcase protein homolog isoform X3 — encoded protein: MHLQCFYEWESSILVQFNCIGRARSWNEKQCRQNMWTKKGYDLAFRFCSCRCGQGHLKKDTDWYQVKRMQDERKKKLPEKGSWKTSSTASAGGACGGGGPEAADEPKKGKSSASHKLAHRGSSQELSRRQSADWQNCQERCHAVPPNAASGLSHGLRSPCESPAQSPPSGFSPFSPQSLGGPRSSRHLGEFLKNAVHTEGHRKHLLSVGGATRGGAQFEQGAANMCLPRLSPGDNPVQFLRRLDLSELLTHVPRHKLNTYHVRMEDDAQAGQGEDLRKFILSALSASHRNVVNCALCHHTLPIFEQFPLVDGTLFLSPSRHDEIEYDVPCHLQGRLMHLYAICVDCLEGVHKIVCIKCKSRWDGSWHQLGTMYTYDILAASPCCQARLNCKHCGKPVIDVRVGMQYFSEYSNVQQCPHCGNLDYHFVKPFSSFKVLEAY